The following proteins are encoded in a genomic region of Syngnathoides biaculeatus isolate LvHL_M chromosome 15, ASM1980259v1, whole genome shotgun sequence:
- the yy1a gene encoding transcriptional repressor protein YY1a isoform X1: MASGDTLYIEADGSEMPAEIVELHEIEVETIETTVVGEDDEHQPMIALQPLDTDDPHSILPHQEVILVQTREEVVGEDDSELQADDGFQDQILIPVPAVEEDYIEQTLVTVAGRSSTTGRMKRVGSGKKSGKKSYLSGADMGRKWEQKQVQIKTLEGEFSVTMWASDDKKDIDHEEQITGENSPPDYSEYMTGKKLPPGGIPGIDLSDPKQLAEFARMKPKKVKEDDAPRTIACPHKGCSKMFRDNSAMRKHLHTHGPRVHVCAECGKAFVESSKLKRHQLVHTGEKPFQCTFEGCGKRFSLDFNLRTHVRIHTGDRPYVCPFDGCNKKFAQSTNLKSHILTHAKAKNNQ; the protein is encoded by the exons ATGGCTTCGGGGGACACCCTGTACATCGAGGCGGACGGCTCGGAAATGCCCGCCGAAATCGTGGAACTGCACGAAATCGAAGTGGAGACCATCGAAACAACAGTTGTCGGGGAAGACGACGAGCACCAGCCTATGATCGCCTTACAACCGCTTGACACGGACGACCCGCACTCGATTCTCCCGCACCAAGAAGTAATTCTGGTGCAGACCCGGGAGGAGGTGGTGGGCGAGGACGACTCTGAACTGCAGGCGGATGACGGTTTCCAGGACCAGATCCTCATTCCGGTGCCCGCCGTGGAGGAGGACTACATCGAACAGACTCTGGTCACCGTCGCTGGGAGAAGCTCGACGACGGGCCGAATGAAGAGAGTTGGAAGTGGCAAGAAATCGGGCAAAAAGAGCTACCTGAGCGGAGCCGACATGGGGAGAAAATGGGAACAGAAGCAAGTGCAGATCAAGACGTTGGAAGGGGAGTTCTCCGTGACGATGTGGGCTTCGG ATGACAAGAAGGACATTGACCATGAAGAGCAAATCACGGGTGAAAACTCTCCTCCTGACTATTCAGAGTACATGACGGGGAAGAAGCTGCCTCCAGGGGGCATCCCGGGCATCGACCTCTCAGACCCCAAACAGCTAGCGGAGTTCGCAAG AATGAAGCCAAAGAAAGTGAAAGAAGACGACGCACCCAGGACGATAGCCTGTCCGCACAAA GGATGCTCCAAGATGTTCAGGGACAACTCTGCGATGAGGAAGCACCTGCACACCCACGGCCCACGCGTGCACGTCTGCGCCGAGTGCGGCAAAGCCTTCGTGGAGAGCTCCAAACTGAAAAGACATCAGCTCGTacacacaggagagaaaccGTTCCAG TGCACATTTGAGGGTTGCGGCAAGAGGTTCTCCTTGGACTTTAACTTGCGCACACACGTGCGCATCCACACAGGGGACCGCCCGTACGTGTGCCCCTTTGACGGCTGCAACAAAAAATTTGCCCAGTCCACCAACCTTAAATCTCACATCCTCACACACGCCAAAGCAAAGAACAATCAGTGA
- the yy1a gene encoding transcriptional repressor protein YY1a isoform X2: MASGDTLYIEADGSEMPAEIVELHEIEVETIETTVVGEDDEHQPMIALQPLDTDDPHSILPHQEVILVQTREEVVGEDDSELQADDGFQDQILIPVPAVEEDYIEQTLVTVAGRSSTTGRMKRVGSGKKSGKKSYLSGADMGRKWEQKQVQIKTLEGEFSVTMWASEYMTGKKLPPGGIPGIDLSDPKQLAEFARMKPKKVKEDDAPRTIACPHKGCSKMFRDNSAMRKHLHTHGPRVHVCAECGKAFVESSKLKRHQLVHTGEKPFQCTFEGCGKRFSLDFNLRTHVRIHTGDRPYVCPFDGCNKKFAQSTNLKSHILTHAKAKNNQ; the protein is encoded by the exons ATGGCTTCGGGGGACACCCTGTACATCGAGGCGGACGGCTCGGAAATGCCCGCCGAAATCGTGGAACTGCACGAAATCGAAGTGGAGACCATCGAAACAACAGTTGTCGGGGAAGACGACGAGCACCAGCCTATGATCGCCTTACAACCGCTTGACACGGACGACCCGCACTCGATTCTCCCGCACCAAGAAGTAATTCTGGTGCAGACCCGGGAGGAGGTGGTGGGCGAGGACGACTCTGAACTGCAGGCGGATGACGGTTTCCAGGACCAGATCCTCATTCCGGTGCCCGCCGTGGAGGAGGACTACATCGAACAGACTCTGGTCACCGTCGCTGGGAGAAGCTCGACGACGGGCCGAATGAAGAGAGTTGGAAGTGGCAAGAAATCGGGCAAAAAGAGCTACCTGAGCGGAGCCGACATGGGGAGAAAATGGGAACAGAAGCAAGTGCAGATCAAGACGTTGGAAGGGGAGTTCTCCGTGACGATGTGGGCTTCGG AGTACATGACGGGGAAGAAGCTGCCTCCAGGGGGCATCCCGGGCATCGACCTCTCAGACCCCAAACAGCTAGCGGAGTTCGCAAG AATGAAGCCAAAGAAAGTGAAAGAAGACGACGCACCCAGGACGATAGCCTGTCCGCACAAA GGATGCTCCAAGATGTTCAGGGACAACTCTGCGATGAGGAAGCACCTGCACACCCACGGCCCACGCGTGCACGTCTGCGCCGAGTGCGGCAAAGCCTTCGTGGAGAGCTCCAAACTGAAAAGACATCAGCTCGTacacacaggagagaaaccGTTCCAG TGCACATTTGAGGGTTGCGGCAAGAGGTTCTCCTTGGACTTTAACTTGCGCACACACGTGCGCATCCACACAGGGGACCGCCCGTACGTGTGCCCCTTTGACGGCTGCAACAAAAAATTTGCCCAGTCCACCAACCTTAAATCTCACATCCTCACACACGCCAAAGCAAAGAACAATCAGTGA
- the degs2 gene encoding sphingolipid delta(4)-desaturase/C4-monooxygenase DES2: MDKAGGRGDFEWVYNDQPHTARRKEILAKYPEIKSLMGPDPHLKWVVSGMVLLQLLACYLVRDLPWKWILFWAYAFGGCINHSLTLAIHDISHNVAFGNKLAKWNRWFAMWANLPIGVPYSASFKKYHIDHHRYLGGDKLDVDIPTDFEGWFFCTPTRKMAWLFLQPFFYTLRPLLVNPKPICNLEIQNFVIQLVADALIYYLWGLKPVVYLIAGSILSMGLHPISGHFIAEHYMFMKGHETYSYYGSLNLITFNVGYHMEHHDFPSIPGSKLPQVKQIASEYYDSLPQHTSWMQVLWDFVFDDSIGPYARIKREYKLNKLE, encoded by the exons ATGGACAAGGCAGGTGGAAGAGGCGACTTCGAATGGGTCTACAACGACCAGCCGCACACGGCGAGGAGGAAAGAGATACTGG CCAAATACCCAGAGATCAAATCTCTGATGGGTCCAGATCCCCATCTGAAGTGGGTGGTGTCTGGCATGGTGCTGTTGCAGCTCCTGGCCTGCTACCTGGTACGCGATCTGCCATGGAAGTGGATCTTGTTCTGGGCATACGCGTTCGGCGGCTGCATCAACCACTCATTGACGCTGGCCATCCATGACATTTCGCACAACGTGGCTTTCGGCAACAAGCTGGCCAAGTGGAACCGCTGGTTCGCCATGTGGGCCAACCTGCCCATTGGGGTGCCCTACTCTGCCTCGTTCAAGAAGTACCACATCGACCACCACCGCTACCTGGGGGGAGACAAACTGGACGTGGACATTCCCACCGACTTTGAAGGCTGGTTCTTTTGTACCCCGACCAGGAAGATGGCGTGGCTCTTCCTGCAGCCATTTTTTTACACCTTGCGCCCGCTGCTGGTCAACCCAAAACCCATTTGTAATCTGGAGATCCAGAACTTTGTCATACAGTTGGTGGCGGACGCCCTCATCTATTATCTGTGGGGGCTCAAGCCGGTCGTTTACCTCATCGCGGGATCTATCTTGTCCATGGGACTCCACCCCATCTCTGGACATTTCATAGCCGAGCACTACATGTTCATGAAGGGGCACGAGACGTACTCTTACTATGGTTCGCTCAACTTGATCACCTTCAATGTTGGCTACCACATGGAGCACCATGACTTCCCAAGCATACCTGGCAGTAAGCTCCCTCAG GTGAAGCAGATCGCGTCCGAGTACTACGACTCCCTGCCTCAGCACACGTCATGGATGCAAGTGCTGTGGGACTTCGTGTTCGACGACAGCATCGGCCCGTATGCCAGGATCAAGCGTGAGTACAAGCTGAATAAACTGGAGTAG